A single window of Microbaculum marinisediminis DNA harbors:
- a CDS encoding outer membrane beta-barrel protein: MTISPSITGLATWCLTAAVSLWAISASAQSSGDTGSFATLRGSTDPGSQTDDEAAFEAATQIAGDELGQVPDAAPVDEAEADPYAPLGLRIGAFRIFPAIEAFLGHASNVFSSATDPQSGGYYRVAPELEVTSDWVRHELRGFVAVDHESFFDYSGETTTAIDAELEGRLDISARDVAGLRLAYAVVPESRGDPNVPQSVIEPPDSEEAVAEGTYAHRFGRLEVSLRGAYEKFTYDSAVLTDGTIVDNSDRDYTEVNGAVRASVDIDEGSRAVFFETGANKRKYRRSIDDDGVRRGSSGYDFLVGVSFDRGDPLSGEIAVGYQRQKPVDPSLKEIDSIAFRGSLVWQPTQLTTVTFDGSIEPTETTLDPTASGALVYAADIGIEHALRHNLIASANFAYALSDYIGSGREETDYVVSAGLEYLVSRWLSFQLDASYQAYETNLPGQNYDDTRVELGMRLQR, from the coding sequence GTGACGATATCGCCCTCTATCACTGGACTGGCGACGTGGTGTCTCACCGCGGCGGTTTCCCTATGGGCGATCTCGGCTTCCGCGCAATCCTCGGGTGATACCGGGTCGTTCGCGACCCTGCGCGGATCGACGGATCCCGGCTCGCAGACCGACGACGAGGCCGCTTTCGAAGCCGCAACCCAGATTGCCGGCGACGAACTCGGCCAGGTGCCCGACGCCGCGCCAGTCGACGAGGCGGAAGCGGATCCGTATGCGCCGCTCGGCCTGCGCATCGGGGCGTTCCGGATCTTTCCCGCGATCGAGGCGTTCCTGGGCCATGCCAGCAACGTGTTCTCGAGCGCGACCGACCCGCAATCGGGCGGCTATTACCGCGTCGCGCCGGAGCTGGAAGTAACGTCCGATTGGGTGCGCCATGAGTTGCGCGGATTCGTGGCGGTCGATCACGAATCCTTCTTCGACTATTCCGGTGAGACGACCACGGCGATCGACGCCGAACTCGAAGGCCGACTCGACATCAGCGCGCGCGATGTCGCCGGATTGCGCCTCGCCTATGCGGTCGTTCCGGAAAGCCGCGGCGATCCGAACGTGCCGCAATCCGTCATCGAACCGCCGGACTCCGAAGAGGCGGTCGCGGAGGGCACCTACGCGCACCGGTTCGGCCGGCTCGAGGTGTCGCTGCGCGGCGCCTACGAGAAGTTCACCTACGACAGCGCCGTTTTGACCGACGGCACGATCGTCGACAATTCCGACCGCGACTACACGGAAGTGAACGGTGCGGTCCGGGCGAGCGTCGATATCGACGAGGGATCGCGCGCCGTCTTCTTCGAGACCGGCGCCAACAAGCGCAAATACCGGCGCAGCATCGACGACGACGGCGTGCGGCGCGGCTCCAGCGGATACGATTTCCTGGTCGGCGTGTCGTTCGATCGTGGCGATCCGCTGTCGGGGGAGATCGCGGTGGGGTATCAGCGGCAAAAGCCGGTCGATCCCTCCCTGAAGGAAATCGACAGCATCGCCTTCCGCGGGTCGCTGGTCTGGCAGCCGACGCAACTGACGACCGTCACCTTCGACGGGTCGATCGAGCCGACCGAAACGACGCTCGACCCGACCGCGTCGGGGGCGCTGGTCTATGCCGCCGACATCGGCATCGAGCACGCCTTGCGCCACAACCTGATCGCCTCGGCGAACTTCGCCTACGCGCTATCGGACTATATCGGCTCGGGCCGCGAGGAGACCGACTACGTGGTCAGCGCTGGGCTCGAATACCTGGTCAGCCGCTGGCTGTCGTTCCAGCTCGACGCGTCGTACCAGGCCTACGAAACCAACCTTCCCGGCCAGAACTACGACGATACCCGCGTCGAGCTGGGCATGCGGCTGCAGCGCTGA